In Oncorhynchus gorbuscha isolate QuinsamMale2020 ecotype Even-year linkage group LG02, OgorEven_v1.0, whole genome shotgun sequence, a single genomic region encodes these proteins:
- the si:dkey-30c15.2 gene encoding transmembrane protein 116, which produces MDLSNGTLSNDQITGLSTVYLVSLSLSLIGSFSVLVVSIARRRHLQEQVNPLVQLAVADLLAAATLMFTNAMNETDSFTDSVLICKHLLPLSLTFYCVSFLLVIVYAWESKQAVERWRERPGEEESQCRRRVVVLPVNTLVWFTPLVMYFAYTMSLVLTTADLVPAGHGTANNSEVSTYCTSCILFLHVWSDQCSDIEQIHDMFMRCFLFFSVILVLVCCTVVYYKVDSLYRRYEEGLFPVEGDARSRKRLRGVFSTVRYMIVVIIFCWTPALLLVVLSVMPDIPKEKLFPLYVIQAVTVSLQGCLNSVVYAWRRPNFRDAVLGERMPLLSQDAPLSFFDESLRRPPE; this is translated from the exons ATGGATCTTTCGAATGGAACTTTAAGTAACGACCAG ATCACTGGTCTCTCGACTGTGtacctagtatctctgtcttTAAG CTTGATTGGGAGTTTTTCAGTGCTGGTGGTTTCCATCGCAAGGAGGAGGCACTTACAAGAACAG GTGAATCCCCTGGTCCAGCTGGCTGTAGCTGAtctgttggcagcagccaccTTGATGTTCACCAACGCAATGAATGAGACCGACAGCTTCACCGACAGTGTGTTAATCTGTAAACACCTACTGCCTCTGTCACTG ACATTTTACTGTGTGTCGTTTCTGCTGGTGATAGTATATGCCTGGGAGTCAAAGCAAGCTgtcgagagatggagggagagaccaggagaggaagag tcccAGTGTAGACGAAGGGTGGTGGTTTTGCCTGTAAATACACTTGTGTG GTTTACGCCGTTGGTGATGTACTTTGCGTACACAATGTCTTTAGTCCTGACCACAGCGGACTTGGTACCAGCCGGACACGGGACAGCAAACAACAGTGAAGTTAGCACATActgcaccag CTGTATCCTCTTCTTGCATGTCTGGAGTGACCAATGCTCAGATATT GAACAGATCCATGACATGTTCATGCGATGCTTCCTCTTCTTCAGTGTGATACTAGTGTTGGTGTGCTGCACA GTGGTTTACTACAAGGTGGACAGCTTGTATCGCAGGTACGAGGAGGGACTATTTCCTGTGGAGGGAGATGCACGTTCAAGGAAAAGACTGAGGGGTGTGTTCTCCACTGTTCGTTACATGATTGTGGTTATCATCTTCTGCTGGACGCCAG CTCTTCTTCTGGTTGTCCTGTCTGTGATGCCAGACATACCTAAAGAGAAGCTCTTCCCCCTCTATGTTATACAG GCGGTGACGGTGTCGCTGCAGGGCTGTCTGAACAGTGTAGTCTACGCCTGGAGACGACCAAACTTCAGAGACGCTGTGCTTGGAGAGAGGATGCCCCTGCTCAGCCAAGACGCCCCCCTGTCCTTCTTCGATGAATCACTGAGGAGGCCGCCAGAGTGA
- the LOC124001370 gene encoding ADP-ribosylation factor 4-like, translated as MGLLISSVFTRLFGKKQMRILMVGLDAAGKTTILYKLKLGEIVTTIPTIGFNVETVEYKNICFTVWDVGGQDKIRPLWRHYFQNTQGLIFVVDSNDRERVAESAEELSKMLQEDELREAVLLVFANKQDLPNAMAVSDLTDKLGLQSLRSRVWHVQATCATQGTGLYEGLDWLSNELSKQ; from the exons ATGGGGCTTCTCATCTCGTCAGTTTTTACCAGACTGTTCGGCAAGAAACAGATGAGAATACTTATGG TTGGCTTGGATGCTGCAGGGAAAACCACTATCTTGTACAAACTGAAGCTGGGAGAAATAGTGACCACCATTCCAACTATTG GCTTTAACGTGGAGACGGTGGAGTACAAGAACATCTGCTTCACAGTGTGGGATGTGGGTGGTCAGGACAAGATCAGACCTCTCTGGAGACACTATTTCCAGAACACACAG GGTCTGATCTTTGTAGTAGACagcaacgacagagagagagtggcggagTCTGCAGAGGAGCTCTCCAAAATG CTCCAGGAGGACGAGTTGAGAGAAGCAGTATTGCTGGTGTTTGCTAACAAGCAGGACCTTCCCAACGCTATGGCGGTCAGCGACCTCACGGACAAACTGGGACTGCAGAGCCTCCGCAGCAGAGTG TGGCACGTGCAGGCGACCTGTGCGACGCAGGGCACAGGACTGTATGAAGGACTGGACTGGCTTTCCAACGAGCTGTCCAAGCAGTAA